One part of the Truepera radiovictrix DSM 17093 genome encodes these proteins:
- a CDS encoding YihY/virulence factor BrkB family protein, with protein MKLPGLRGLGPFAVLRRAFGKFGEDDMGTYASALAYQVLFSLFPFIIFLVALLGFLNIPEFFEYLRGQANEVLPAQVADQVNQIIDEIEQPRGGLLSLGILVALWTASAGVRATMNALNVAYGVSEGRPVWKRMPLSLLYTVGLAAMLIAAAALLIFGPQVMSWLGELVGFANIFVTLWNLLRLPVAVVLLMLVVALVYYAFPDTEQRFVFITPGSVLAVLVWLLASWGFSLYVQNFADFSATYGSLGAVVVILFYFYISASVLLFGAEINEVIEDASAEGKDYGEKRA; from the coding sequence GTGAAGCTGCCCGGTCTCCGGGGGCTCGGCCCCTTCGCCGTGCTGCGGCGCGCGTTCGGCAAGTTCGGCGAGGACGACATGGGCACCTACGCGAGCGCGCTCGCCTATCAGGTGCTCTTTTCGCTCTTCCCCTTTATCATCTTTTTAGTGGCGCTGCTGGGGTTTCTCAACATCCCCGAGTTCTTCGAGTACCTGCGCGGCCAGGCCAACGAGGTGTTGCCCGCGCAGGTGGCCGACCAGGTCAACCAGATCATCGACGAGATCGAGCAGCCGCGCGGCGGTCTCCTGTCGCTCGGGATCTTGGTCGCGCTGTGGACCGCGTCGGCGGGGGTGCGCGCCACCATGAACGCTCTGAATGTCGCCTACGGTGTCTCCGAGGGGCGACCGGTATGGAAGCGCATGCCGCTCTCGCTGCTCTACACCGTCGGACTCGCCGCGATGCTGATCGCCGCCGCCGCGCTCCTCATTTTCGGCCCGCAGGTGATGAGCTGGCTCGGTGAGTTGGTGGGTTTTGCCAACATCTTCGTCACCCTTTGGAACCTGCTGCGGTTACCGGTCGCCGTGGTGCTCCTCATGCTCGTGGTGGCGCTCGTCTACTACGCTTTTCCCGACACCGAACAGCGTTTTGTCTTTATCACCCCGGGGTCGGTGCTCGCGGTGCTCGTGTGGCTCCTCGCCTCGTGGGGGTTCTCGCTCTACGTGCAGAACTTCGCGGACTTTAGCGCGACGTACGGCAGCTTGGGTGCGGTGGTGGTAATCTTGTTCTACTTCTACATCTCCGCCTCGGTGCTCCTATTCGGCGCCGAGATCAACGAGGTCATCGAGGACGCGAGCGCCGAAGGCAAGGACTACGGCGAGAAGCGGGCGTAA
- a CDS encoding acyl-CoA dehydrogenase family protein: protein MIDFSLTDEQRQFRALAREFARDVIAPVAAEHDREESYPEAVVARGFELGLLNTGIPASLGGLGLGMVDEVLIGEELAYACMGIYCIFMASELGITPILVAGSEEQQARLLKPLLEGPKLAAFALSEPDNGSDAGAMKTRARLEGDEVVLNGTKMWISNGGLAELTVVFATFDPEAKHRGTLAVVVEGTPPGMSYQKIHGKLGQRACVTAELVFEDVRVPAANILGEPGDGFRIAMKTLDKTRIPVAAGSVGLARRALDESRRYSAERHAFGRPINSFQALQFKMADMKIGIETARLQTLYAAWLVDSGQPHTEASAIAKAYASDMAFAAANEAIQIHGGYGYVGEYPVEKLLRDVKLNQIYEGTNEIQRVVIARGLLQD, encoded by the coding sequence ATGATCGACTTTTCCCTCACCGACGAGCAGCGGCAGTTTAGGGCGCTCGCCCGCGAGTTCGCCCGCGACGTCATCGCTCCCGTCGCGGCGGAGCACGACCGCGAGGAGAGCTATCCGGAGGCGGTGGTCGCGCGCGGCTTCGAGCTCGGCCTGCTGAACACGGGTATCCCGGCCTCCTTGGGCGGGCTCGGCCTCGGCATGGTCGACGAGGTGCTTATAGGCGAGGAGCTCGCCTACGCCTGCATGGGCATCTACTGCATCTTTATGGCCTCAGAGCTCGGCATCACCCCCATCTTGGTCGCCGGCAGCGAGGAGCAGCAGGCGCGCCTTTTAAAGCCCCTTTTGGAGGGCCCGAAGCTGGCCGCTTTCGCGCTCTCGGAGCCCGACAACGGCTCAGACGCGGGCGCCATGAAGACGCGCGCCCGCCTCGAGGGCGACGAGGTCGTCCTAAACGGCACCAAGATGTGGATCTCCAACGGCGGTCTGGCCGAGCTGACGGTGGTGTTTGCCACCTTCGACCCGGAAGCCAAGCACCGCGGCACGCTGGCTGTGGTCGTCGAGGGGACGCCGCCGGGGATGAGCTACCAGAAAATCCACGGCAAGCTCGGCCAGCGCGCGTGCGTGACCGCCGAGCTCGTCTTCGAGGACGTGCGCGTACCGGCGGCGAACATCTTAGGCGAGCCGGGCGACGGGTTTCGCATCGCCATGAAGACGCTCGACAAAACCCGCATCCCGGTCGCGGCGGGTTCGGTCGGCCTCGCGCGGCGCGCGCTCGACGAGTCGCGCCGCTACAGCGCCGAACGCCACGCCTTCGGCCGCCCCATCAACTCGTTTCAGGCGCTGCAGTTCAAGATGGCGGACATGAAGATCGGCATCGAGACCGCCCGCCTGCAGACCCTCTACGCGGCGTGGCTCGTTGACAGCGGCCAACCCCACACCGAAGCCTCGGCAATCGCCAAAGCCTACGCCTCGGACATGGCGTTTGCGGCCGCCAACGAAGCCATCCAGATCCACGGCGGTTACGGCTACGTCGGCGAGTACCCGGTCGAGAAGCTCCTGCGCGACGTTAAGCTCAACCAGATCTACGAGGGTACGAATGAGATCCAGCGCGTGGTGATCGCGCGGGGGTTGCTGCAAGATTAA
- a CDS encoding 4-fold beta flower protein has translation MLYDRAGAPQLYLTGAGVLYTLSNEPVGFVHGELVASPRGEPLGWFDGAFLWDVRGELLGFVKGASAPAGFALPTPQPLRVRPQPTPASLHPLLLSLPKPPLRWCWSEQGLADLFVRSA, from the coding sequence ATGCTCTACGACCGCGCGGGCGCGCCGCAGCTCTACCTCACGGGCGCGGGGGTGCTCTACACGCTATCGAATGAACCCGTGGGCTTCGTGCACGGCGAGCTCGTCGCCTCGCCTCGGGGGGAGCCGCTCGGGTGGTTTGACGGCGCCTTTTTGTGGGACGTGCGGGGTGAGCTGTTGGGGTTCGTCAAGGGCGCCTCCGCCCCCGCGGGTTTTGCGCTGCCCACGCCCCAACCCCTGCGCGTGCGGCCGCAGCCGACGCCCGCCTCCTTGCACCCCCTCCTGCTCTCGCTGCCCAAACCCCCCTTGCGCTGGTGCTGGTCGGAGCAGGGGCTCGCCGACCTCTTCGTTCGCAGCGCGTAG
- a CDS encoding phosphoglycerate kinase: MLRTLDTLDVRGKRVLVRADFNVPLQGGAVGDDSRIQATLPTLRRLLDAGATLFVMSHLGRPKGPEEASRMGPVAAHLSRLLGQEVRYTPTPGPASDEQAAFVAEAPPGSVTLLENTRFDARETKNDPEMARALAAYADVFVNDAFGAAHRAHASTEGVARLLPSAAGLLLAREVEVLSKLLQNPDKPFVVILGGAKVSDKIGVIENLLALADDVLIGGAMAYTFFKAQGGAVGASLVEDDKLELARELLGRARQRGVTLHLPQDSVCAREIAEGAETAVYPSDAIPEGWMGLDAGPEAVRAYRAVLGGAKTVLWNGPLGVFETKPFDRATTAIAETVADLEGYTVVGGGDSVAAVNAAGVAARIDHISTGGGASLEFLEGKTLPGIAVLSD, translated from the coding sequence GTGCTAAGAACGCTCGACACCCTCGACGTCCGGGGCAAACGCGTGCTCGTGCGCGCCGACTTCAACGTGCCGCTTCAAGGGGGCGCGGTAGGCGACGACAGCCGCATCCAGGCGACGCTGCCGACGCTGCGCCGCCTGCTGGACGCGGGCGCGACGCTCTTCGTGATGAGCCACCTCGGGCGCCCCAAGGGCCCGGAGGAGGCCTCGAGGATGGGACCCGTCGCGGCGCACCTAAGCCGCTTGCTGGGCCAGGAGGTGCGCTACACGCCCACCCCCGGCCCCGCTTCGGACGAGCAGGCGGCCTTCGTCGCCGAGGCGCCGCCGGGGAGCGTGACGCTGCTCGAAAACACCCGCTTCGACGCCCGCGAGACCAAAAACGACCCGGAGATGGCCCGCGCCCTCGCCGCCTACGCCGACGTCTTCGTCAACGACGCTTTCGGCGCGGCGCACCGGGCGCACGCCAGCACGGAAGGGGTCGCGCGGCTTCTGCCGAGCGCGGCGGGGCTGCTCTTGGCGCGCGAGGTCGAGGTGCTGTCCAAGCTGCTGCAAAACCCCGACAAACCCTTTGTGGTCATCCTGGGGGGCGCCAAGGTGTCCGACAAAATCGGGGTGATCGAAAACCTCCTCGCGCTCGCCGACGACGTGCTCATCGGCGGCGCGATGGCCTACACCTTCTTCAAAGCCCAGGGCGGCGCGGTCGGCGCCTCCCTCGTCGAGGACGACAAGCTCGAGCTCGCCCGCGAGCTGCTCGGGCGCGCGCGGCAACGGGGCGTGACGCTGCACCTGCCGCAGGACTCGGTGTGCGCGCGTGAGATAGCAGAGGGCGCCGAGACGGCCGTGTACCCCTCCGACGCGATCCCCGAGGGGTGGATGGGTCTTGACGCCGGCCCCGAAGCCGTGAGAGCGTACCGAGCGGTGCTTGGGGGCGCCAAGACGGTCCTCTGGAACGGCCCGTTGGGCGTCTTTGAGACCAAGCCCTTCGACCGCGCCACGACCGCCATCGCCGAAACGGTCGCCGACTTAGAGGGCTACACGGTCGTCGGCGGCGGGGACTCGGTCGCCGCCGTCAACGCCGCCGGGGTCGCGGCGCGCATCGACCACATCTCGACGGGCGGCGGGGCCTCGTTGGAGTTTCTAGAGGGCAAGACGCTGCCGGGGATCGCGGTGCTTAGCGACTAA
- a CDS encoding alginate O-acetyltransferase AlgX-related protein, with product MPRPRLLSRLLLLAVLLGTLWVLFERRAEPDWFCAAAASPEAYEDTWFYTLQEGPDGWLLRHADLQSAAAPSPEALAGLVQLNRALNARGVTLLIAAQAPRGVALPEGSVEGYSPSRALQDYRAFKAALVEAGVLTADLGTVAADMPGFFFRRDHHWTPEGARASAAAVAELIRATPTYATLEPQAYTTERVAQEAQVGSYGEAVGRACGQPPPAEPLTRYETRPQTPSGAPSEALFATTSTPPIALAGTSNSARDDLNFAGFLAQETGLEVLNVSAVGGGPETALDTFLRSETFAASPPPFLVWEFATLFDVPSEGTFYRQLVPSVAGACSVADSVRRVRRRAAPELTLFEDAPAASFLYLEASDLSLVAFEVAVTYEDGRTERVAIERPTRARNDGRFFLGLEGALGRLSLTLPEATGGELEARLCP from the coding sequence GTGCCCCGGCCCCGCCTTCTCTCACGCCTTCTTCTGCTCGCGGTCCTGTTGGGGACGCTCTGGGTGCTCTTTGAGCGGCGCGCCGAACCCGACTGGTTCTGCGCCGCAGCCGCCTCCCCCGAGGCGTACGAGGACACCTGGTTTTACACGCTGCAAGAGGGGCCGGACGGGTGGCTTTTGCGTCACGCCGACCTCCAGTCCGCGGCAGCCCCCTCGCCGGAGGCGCTAGCGGGGCTTGTGCAGCTCAACCGCGCGCTCAACGCCAGAGGCGTCACGCTCCTTATCGCCGCTCAAGCGCCGCGGGGCGTCGCGCTGCCCGAGGGGAGCGTCGAGGGCTACAGCCCCAGCCGCGCGCTTCAGGACTACCGCGCCTTTAAGGCGGCGCTCGTCGAGGCGGGGGTGCTGACCGCCGACCTCGGCACGGTCGCGGCCGACATGCCCGGCTTCTTCTTTCGGCGCGACCACCACTGGACGCCCGAGGGCGCCCGGGCGAGCGCCGCCGCGGTGGCCGAGCTGATCCGCGCGACCCCTACCTACGCCACCCTGGAGCCGCAGGCTTACACGACCGAGCGCGTCGCCCAAGAGGCGCAGGTCGGCTCGTACGGCGAAGCGGTCGGGCGCGCTTGCGGCCAGCCCCCCCCGGCTGAGCCCCTGACGCGTTACGAAACGCGGCCCCAAACGCCGAGCGGCGCCCCCTCCGAGGCCCTGTTCGCGACCACCTCAACCCCCCCCATCGCGCTCGCGGGCACCAGCAACAGCGCGCGCGACGACCTCAACTTCGCGGGGTTTTTGGCGCAGGAAACGGGGCTAGAGGTCCTCAACGTGTCTGCCGTCGGGGGCGGCCCCGAAACCGCGCTAGACACCTTTTTGCGCTCCGAGACGTTTGCTGCGTCGCCGCCCCCCTTCCTCGTCTGGGAGTTTGCGACGCTCTTCGACGTGCCGAGCGAAGGCACCTTCTACCGGCAGCTCGTACCGAGCGTCGCGGGGGCGTGTTCGGTCGCCGACAGCGTGCGGCGCGTGCGGCGCCGAGCCGCCCCCGAGCTCACCCTCTTTGAGGACGCTCCCGCGGCGTCGTTTCTCTACCTCGAGGCTTCTGACCTCTCGCTCGTGGCGTTTGAGGTCGCGGTGACGTATGAAGACGGGCGCACGGAAAGGGTCGCCATCGAGCGCCCGACGCGGGCGCGCAACGACGGGCGGTTTTTCCTGGGGCTCGAGGGCGCGTTGGGGCGGCTCTCGCTGACGCTCCCCGAGGCTACCGGGGGCGAGCTCGAAGCGAGGCTCTGCCCGTAA
- the rho gene encoding transcription termination factor Rho, producing the protein MNYRDLQSKILPELHLLAKEVGLSDYRQMGKDELSVAILERAAEAEGLKLVQGYLEISSDGYGFLQESLLQNNTRSVIVSAGLIKQFKLRTGDFILGKARRPRDNERYGTLIRVEAVNGVDPFQAAKRPRFDDLIPTFPERRIRLETTQNEVAARVIDLLAPIGRGQRGLIVAPPKAGKTTLLKKIANSVVQNEPDIKVIVLLVDERPEEVTDFRESVTGVEVIASTFDEPPTNHIRVAEFVHERSRRIVEEGGHVMILLDSITRLARANNLVTPPTGRTLSGGLDSSALHWPKRFLGAARNIRGGGSLSIMATALVETGSRMDDVIFEEFKGTGNMELHLSRRLEERRIFPAIDILKSSTRREDLLLSEDVLAKMWLLRKVISDMDPAEAMDMLLSRLSRTKNNAEFLSTLGHG; encoded by the coding sequence CTGAACTACCGCGACCTGCAGTCGAAGATCCTCCCCGAGCTGCACCTGTTAGCCAAGGAGGTCGGGCTCAGCGACTACCGCCAGATGGGCAAAGACGAGCTGTCGGTAGCGATCTTGGAGCGCGCGGCCGAGGCCGAGGGGCTCAAGCTGGTGCAGGGCTATTTGGAGATCTCGAGCGACGGCTACGGGTTTTTGCAGGAGTCGCTGCTCCAGAACAACACCCGTTCGGTGATCGTCTCGGCGGGGCTCATCAAGCAGTTCAAGCTCCGTACGGGCGACTTTATCCTGGGTAAAGCGCGCCGCCCGCGCGACAACGAGCGTTACGGCACCCTGATCCGCGTCGAGGCGGTTAACGGGGTCGACCCCTTCCAAGCGGCCAAACGCCCCCGCTTCGACGACCTCATCCCGACCTTCCCCGAGCGGCGCATCCGGCTCGAGACCACCCAGAACGAGGTCGCCGCGCGCGTCATCGACCTTCTGGCCCCCATCGGCCGCGGCCAGCGCGGGCTGATCGTCGCCCCGCCCAAGGCCGGGAAGACGACCCTGCTCAAGAAAATTGCCAACTCGGTGGTGCAAAACGAGCCCGACATCAAGGTGATCGTGCTCCTCGTCGACGAGCGCCCGGAAGAGGTCACCGACTTTCGCGAGTCGGTCACGGGCGTCGAGGTGATCGCGAGCACCTTCGACGAGCCGCCGACCAACCACATCCGCGTCGCCGAGTTTGTCCACGAGCGTTCGCGGCGCATCGTCGAAGAGGGGGGGCACGTGATGATCCTCTTAGACTCGATTACCCGCCTTGCGCGCGCGAACAACCTCGTCACCCCGCCGACCGGCCGCACCCTCTCGGGGGGGTTGGATTCCTCGGCGCTGCACTGGCCGAAGCGCTTTTTGGGGGCGGCGCGCAACATCCGCGGCGGCGGCTCCCTGTCGATCATGGCGACTGCCCTCGTCGAGACGGGGTCGCGCATGGACGACGTCATCTTCGAGGAGTTTAAGGGCACCGGCAACATGGAGCTGCACCTAAGCCGCCGCTTGGAGGAGCGCCGCATCTTCCCGGCTATTGACATCCTCAAGTCGAGCACCCGCCGCGAAGACCTGCTCTTAAGCGAGGACGTGCTCGCCAAGATGTGGCTGTTGCGCAAGGTCATCTCCGACATGGACCCCGCCGAGGCGATGGACATGCTCCTCTCGCGCCTCAGCCGGACAAAGAACAATGCGGAGTTTTTATCGACCCTAGGCCACGGCTGA
- the ileS gene encoding isoleucine--tRNA ligase, with protein sequence MFKEVKTADFVALEQEVIAFWREREVFRKSVEKEAPKGDYVFYEGPPTANGKPGVHHVISRCYKDLFPRFKTMQGFRVGRKGGWDTHGLPVEIAIEKRLGFTRKSQIEDFGIERFNALCRAYVFENIADWNAMTERIGYWLDLENAYVTYDNAYIASCWWVLKSLWDRGLLVEDYRTTWHCPRSNTSLSSHEVSQGYKEDVEDPSVYPKFAAARDALVARGLLSADETRPVSLMAWTTTPWTLAANTGLAVQGGATYALVAGPARYGEGGRTELYVLAHNRLEAVFGEGGYELLRTFPGEALVGVRYAPLFEARVPPDEDPTTGWRVVADESVTLEDGTGVLHVAPAYGDLELGRRHGLPTLFSVGLTGEVFPEVKAPGAAEGDGPYTGLFFKDADGPIADDLLAAGKLFRRETIRHTYPFNWRNMDVPLINYAKRSWYLRTTALKDKLLANNDKINWVPDSIRTGRFGKWLENNVDWALSRERYWGAPLPIWEAEDGERVCVGSVAELEALTGRDLSGLELHRPFIDEVTFERDGKTFRRVPYTVDVWFESGAMPYAQWGYLGERSGEAARETLRRHFPADYICEAVDQTRGWFYSLHALATLLTDGGDGVREPGALAWLGPDMPAFKNVIVLGHILDENGEKMSKSKGNIVDPWTVLDAVGADALRWYLYASSPPEASKRFSLALVEETQRDLFNTLWNTYSFFVLYANLDRPELTRALPVAERPELDRWLVAKVHALVRDVTAHLEAYDPTSAARAVRDFVVDDLSNWYVRRSRRRFWKSSGDADKRAAYATLYEALVTTAKLMAPMAPFVSEAIYQNLVLALDPGAPESVHLAAWPTFDPALIDEALLRDMNALRRIVELGRAARAASKVKTRQPLPEVLVRVRSADELAGVRRLEPQLLDELNVKRASYLDPTADFVDYEVKPNLPLVGKRFGKLIPALKRAIAERGGREIAQNVREGRETVFVLEGREYRLEPEAFLLDAKSPEGYAALEERGYLAALNTQLTPELIQEGLVRDAIRLVQNARKNAGFEVADRIELGVSATGALREALEAHLSTLQTEVLAHTVSFTGLPEAEHREEVEVEGTRLGLELRRAPVAQGVEA encoded by the coding sequence GTGTTTAAAGAGGTGAAAACGGCGGACTTCGTCGCGCTCGAGCAGGAGGTCATCGCCTTCTGGCGCGAGCGCGAGGTCTTTCGCAAATCGGTCGAAAAAGAGGCGCCCAAGGGCGACTACGTCTTTTACGAGGGCCCCCCCACGGCCAACGGCAAACCGGGCGTGCACCACGTGATCAGCCGCTGCTACAAAGACCTGTTCCCGCGGTTTAAGACCATGCAGGGCTTTCGCGTCGGGCGCAAGGGCGGTTGGGACACGCACGGCCTGCCCGTGGAGATCGCCATCGAAAAGCGCCTCGGGTTCACCCGCAAGTCGCAGATCGAAGACTTCGGCATCGAGCGCTTTAACGCGCTCTGCCGCGCCTACGTGTTCGAGAACATCGCCGACTGGAACGCCATGACCGAGCGCATCGGCTACTGGCTCGACCTCGAGAACGCCTACGTCACCTACGACAACGCTTACATCGCGTCGTGTTGGTGGGTGCTCAAAAGCCTCTGGGACCGCGGCCTGCTCGTCGAGGACTACCGCACCACCTGGCACTGCCCGCGCTCGAACACCTCGCTGTCGTCGCACGAGGTCTCGCAGGGGTACAAAGAGGACGTCGAGGACCCCTCGGTCTACCCGAAGTTCGCCGCCGCGCGCGACGCGCTCGTCGCGCGGGGTCTGCTTAGCGCCGACGAGACGCGCCCCGTATCGCTCATGGCCTGGACGACGACGCCGTGGACGCTCGCGGCCAACACCGGTTTGGCCGTTCAGGGGGGGGCGACGTACGCGCTCGTAGCGGGTCCCGCGCGTTACGGCGAGGGGGGCCGAACGGAGCTCTACGTGCTCGCTCACAACCGCCTCGAGGCCGTGTTCGGCGAGGGGGGTTACGAGCTGCTGCGTACTTTCCCGGGGGAGGCGCTCGTCGGGGTGCGTTACGCCCCGCTTTTTGAGGCGCGCGTCCCCCCCGACGAGGACCCCACCACGGGGTGGCGCGTGGTCGCCGACGAGAGCGTCACCCTCGAGGACGGCACCGGCGTGCTGCACGTGGCCCCGGCCTACGGCGACCTCGAGTTGGGGCGGCGCCACGGCCTCCCCACGCTCTTCTCGGTCGGGCTCACCGGCGAGGTCTTCCCCGAGGTCAAAGCGCCCGGCGCCGCGGAGGGCGACGGCCCCTACACCGGCCTCTTTTTCAAGGACGCCGACGGGCCCATCGCCGACGACCTTCTCGCGGCGGGCAAGCTCTTTCGCCGCGAGACGATCCGCCACACCTACCCCTTTAACTGGCGCAACATGGACGTGCCCCTGATCAACTACGCCAAGCGGAGTTGGTACCTGCGCACCACCGCCCTTAAAGACAAGCTGCTCGCCAACAACGACAAGATCAACTGGGTGCCCGACAGCATCCGCACCGGCCGCTTCGGCAAGTGGCTCGAGAACAACGTCGACTGGGCGCTCTCGCGCGAGCGCTACTGGGGGGCGCCGCTACCTATCTGGGAGGCCGAGGACGGCGAGCGCGTCTGCGTCGGCAGCGTCGCCGAGTTGGAGGCGCTCACCGGCCGCGACCTCTCGGGGCTCGAGCTGCACCGCCCCTTTATCGACGAGGTGACCTTTGAGAGGGACGGCAAAACCTTCCGGCGCGTCCCCTACACCGTCGACGTGTGGTTCGAGTCGGGCGCCATGCCCTACGCGCAGTGGGGCTACCTGGGCGAAAGGAGCGGCGAGGCGGCGCGCGAGACCCTCCGGCGCCACTTCCCCGCCGACTACATCTGCGAGGCGGTCGACCAGACCCGCGGCTGGTTCTACAGCCTGCACGCCCTCGCGACGCTGCTCACCGATGGCGGCGACGGCGTGCGGGAACCGGGCGCGCTCGCCTGGCTCGGCCCCGACATGCCCGCTTTCAAAAACGTCATCGTGCTGGGGCACATCTTGGACGAAAACGGCGAGAAGATGTCGAAGTCCAAGGGCAACATCGTCGACCCCTGGACGGTGCTCGACGCCGTCGGCGCCGACGCGCTGCGGTGGTACCTCTACGCCTCCTCGCCCCCCGAAGCCTCCAAGCGCTTTTCGCTCGCCCTGGTCGAGGAGACGCAGCGCGACCTCTTTAACACCCTCTGGAACACCTACAGCTTCTTCGTGCTCTACGCCAACTTAGACCGCCCCGAGCTGACGCGCGCGCTCCCCGTCGCCGAGCGCCCCGAGCTTGACCGCTGGCTCGTCGCCAAAGTGCACGCGCTCGTCCGCGACGTGACCGCCCACCTCGAGGCCTACGACCCCACGAGCGCCGCGCGCGCGGTGCGCGACTTCGTGGTCGACGACCTCTCGAACTGGTACGTGCGCCGCAGCCGCCGCCGCTTCTGGAAGTCAAGTGGCGACGCCGACAAACGCGCGGCCTACGCGACGCTCTACGAGGCCCTCGTGACGACCGCCAAACTCATGGCGCCGATGGCCCCCTTTGTCAGCGAGGCGATCTACCAGAACCTGGTGCTAGCTCTCGACCCGGGAGCGCCCGAGTCGGTCCACCTGGCCGCCTGGCCGACGTTCGACCCCGCGCTCATCGACGAGGCGCTCTTACGCGACATGAACGCCCTCAGGCGGATCGTCGAGCTCGGCCGCGCCGCCCGCGCCGCCTCGAAGGTCAAGACGCGCCAACCGCTCCCCGAGGTCTTGGTGCGAGTGCGCAGCGCCGATGAGCTCGCCGGGGTGCGGCGCCTCGAGCCCCAACTGCTCGACGAACTCAACGTCAAACGGGCGAGCTACTTAGACCCCACCGCCGACTTCGTCGACTACGAGGTCAAACCCAACCTGCCCTTGGTCGGCAAACGCTTCGGCAAGCTCATCCCCGCGCTCAAGCGGGCGATCGCCGAGCGGGGGGGGCGCGAGATCGCCCAAAACGTGCGCGAGGGGCGCGAGACGGTCTTCGTGCTCGAGGGCCGCGAGTACCGGCTCGAGCCCGAGGCCTTTTTGCTCGACGCCAAGAGCCCCGAGGGGTACGCGGCGCTCGAGGAGCGCGGCTACCTAGCGGCGCTGAACACCCAGCTCACCCCCGAGCTGATCCAAGAGGGGCTGGTGCGCGACGCCATCCGGCTCGTGCAGAACGCCCGCAAAAACGCCGGCTTCGAGGTCGCCGACCGGATTGAGCTGGGCGTGAGCGCCACCGGAGCCCTGCGCGAGGCGCTCGAGGCGCACCTCAGCACGCTGCAAACCGAGGTGCTCGCCCATACCGTCAGCTTCACGGGGCTCCCCGAGGCCGAACACCGCGAGGAGGTCGAGGTCGAAGGGACGCGTCTGGGGCTCGAGCTGCGCCGCGCGCCCGTGGCCCAAGGAGTCGAGGCGTGA
- the gap gene encoding type I glyceraldehyde-3-phosphate dehydrogenase: MNVGINGFGRIGRQIFRILHERGHSVALVNDLTDNKTLAQLLKYDSNYGKFQGEVSYDDEHLIVDGKRVRATSVKNPAELPWSELGVDLVVESTGIFTKRDQAAMHLQGGAKKVLISAPSPDSDFDIMLGVNEDQYDPERHTVISNASCTTNSLAAVMKVLDETFGVEQAMMTTIHSYTNDQNVLDLPHKDLRRARAAGVNIIPTTTGAAKAVGKVLPQMKGIFDGVAVRVPTPTGSLSDVTALLKREASAEEINGALKEAAEGPLKGIVEYSTDPLVSRDIVGNPHSAIVDSEMTKTLGKMAKLFVWYDNEWGYANRMVDVLEIMDGKR, translated from the coding sequence ATGAACGTCGGCATCAACGGATTTGGACGCATCGGTCGGCAGATCTTCCGCATCCTGCACGAACGTGGGCACTCGGTCGCGCTGGTCAACGACCTCACCGACAACAAGACGCTCGCGCAGCTTCTAAAGTACGACTCGAACTACGGCAAGTTTCAGGGTGAGGTCTCCTACGACGACGAGCACCTCATCGTCGACGGCAAACGGGTGCGCGCCACGAGCGTCAAAAACCCCGCCGAGCTGCCCTGGTCGGAGCTCGGCGTCGACCTCGTGGTCGAGTCGACCGGCATCTTTACCAAACGCGACCAAGCCGCCATGCACCTGCAAGGGGGGGCCAAAAAGGTGCTGATCTCCGCGCCTTCGCCCGACTCGGACTTCGACATCATGTTGGGGGTCAACGAAGACCAGTACGACCCCGAGAGGCACACTGTCATCTCCAACGCCTCGTGCACCACGAACTCGCTCGCGGCCGTCATGAAAGTGTTGGACGAGACTTTCGGCGTCGAGCAGGCGATGATGACCACCATTCACTCGTACACGAACGACCAGAACGTGCTCGATTTGCCGCACAAAGACCTGCGCCGGGCGCGCGCGGCGGGCGTCAACATCATCCCCACGACCACGGGCGCGGCCAAAGCGGTCGGCAAGGTGCTGCCGCAGATGAAAGGCATCTTCGACGGCGTCGCGGTGCGCGTCCCGACCCCCACGGGTTCGCTCTCGGACGTCACGGCCCTCTTAAAGCGCGAGGCGAGCGCCGAGGAGATCAACGGGGCGCTCAAAGAGGCCGCCGAGGGGCCGCTTAAGGGCATCGTCGAGTACAGCACCGACCCGCTGGTGAGCCGCGACATCGTGGGTAACCCGCACTCGGCGATCGTCGACAGCGAGATGACCAAGACGCTCGGCAAGATGGCCAAGCTGTTCGTCTGGTACGACAACGAGTGGGGGTACGCCAACCGCATGGTGGACGTGCTCGAGATCATGGACGGGAAACGCTAA